A window from Aerococcus sp. Group 1 encodes these proteins:
- a CDS encoding glycosyltransferase — MNLPISIIIPIYNVEKYLIECLESVRRQTFTDFEVIMVNDGSTDASAVIADNYCQRDERFKLLHQENQGVSVARNFGISQAKGDYIFFLDSDDKIVENSLDVMYRLAQAKDADIVMSSHIHFNNQGDIIHKPAGDVEMLIYSSVEAVERIESPKLWDPFVTAWAKLIKKEIIAKYLFPVGKYYEDLAVTYKWYLEANKICYINIGLYYYRLHDSSIMSTEYTNLPKRLGDYISHYQEKIDCMAEYDVYLPATLALHLSKLYQSRTEYQDFEEDSREVWKEEYQRYFSFQDFSYHAFTLTYSADLEHVEDLAQALPDLCIHIAAYTSVAPNLIDLAERLENIFIHPLSHNDLIEDLLNQADFYLDINYYDEVDDIVSRAIQKGLPVLAFESTAHRPDLVDEEQIFATDEVNAMVAKIKSLLKEKNSQPE, encoded by the coding sequence ATGAATCTACCTATATCGATTATTATTCCAATCTACAATGTGGAAAAATACCTTATCGAATGCTTAGAATCTGTGAGAAGGCAAACTTTTACAGACTTTGAAGTCATCATGGTCAATGATGGTTCCACTGATGCTTCAGCTGTTATTGCTGATAATTATTGTCAGAGAGATGAGCGCTTTAAATTGCTTCATCAGGAGAATCAAGGCGTATCTGTTGCACGAAATTTTGGAATTAGCCAGGCTAAGGGAGACTACATCTTTTTCTTAGATTCAGATGATAAGATTGTAGAAAATAGCTTGGACGTGATGTATCGACTCGCCCAAGCAAAAGATGCAGATATTGTGATGTCGTCACACATACATTTTAATAATCAAGGGGACATTATTCATAAACCCGCCGGGGATGTTGAAATGCTTATTTATAGTTCTGTAGAGGCTGTTGAAAGAATAGAATCACCCAAGTTATGGGACCCTTTTGTTACCGCCTGGGCTAAACTCATCAAAAAGGAAATTATAGCTAAGTATCTATTCCCGGTCGGAAAATACTATGAAGACCTAGCTGTTACCTATAAATGGTACCTAGAGGCAAATAAAATATGTTATATCAATATCGGCCTCTATTACTATCGATTGCATGATAGCTCCATTATGTCTACTGAATACACTAACTTACCTAAGCGTCTAGGTGATTACATCAGCCATTACCAAGAAAAAATTGACTGTATGGCAGAGTATGATGTCTATCTTCCAGCGACCCTCGCTCTCCACTTATCTAAGCTATACCAAAGTCGGACGGAGTATCAAGATTTCGAAGAAGATTCAAGAGAAGTTTGGAAAGAGGAATACCAGCGTTACTTTAGCTTTCAAGATTTCTCATATCATGCCTTTACTTTGACCTATTCAGCTGACTTGGAGCACGTTGAAGACTTAGCTCAAGCTCTCCCTGATCTTTGCATTCATATCGCAGCATATACTTCTGTAGCGCCAAACCTCATTGACCTAGCAGAAAGACTCGAAAACATCTTTATTCACCCCTTATCTCATAACGATCTAATTGAAGACCTACTAAACCAAGCCGACTTCTACCTAGATATCAATTATTATGACGAAGTCGATGATATCGTCAGTCGTGCTATCCAAAAGGGCCTTCCTGTTCTTGCATTTGAATCCACGGCCCATCGACCGGATTTAGTTGATGAGGAACAGATCTTTGCTACAGATGAAGTGAATGCTATGGTCGCTAAGATTAAATCCTTACTAAAAGAGAAGAATTCTCAACCAGAATAG
- a CDS encoding SP_1767 family glycosyltransferase — protein sequence MKKFITVLYGHAQSSTAQISQHQVAKIAKDFGFNELAIPTLSHGREGVAERSIRIEGILAGVESGDLVLVQFPSWNELAFDRALVSQLKQRKTRLALFVNDVPFLMFDSTSSLIQEYVAIFNQADLLIVPSESLYKQLVSYGVQVNRYVVQEMWDYIQPLQLDQPRFTRQVHFAGIPEKFRLEKEWPLDYPLTVYGEAPEEKNHPAFNYQGWLPQEDLMRRLSKGGFGLVWGGSEGPWHDYYHYNCIYKLSTYLAAGIPVIIPEDIGQKDIVVGNGLGLAINSLDELPDLLENFTKANYDKLLKNVAEFNLLIKNGYFTQKVLVETVHQMIRKDGQKSQYFKGRLTVFTNSQEIEAIEELVQNMPDYAFQIAAPTNMSPKLLQLKQYANCSLYPSADQSLFDRLIEETDIYLDINYQEEISGTIESCIAQELPILAFDSTCHRPDLISRRHIHSKGDVQGLASHIDRLMKEKESTTSCRAAICTNTDQIEQLETLIVGCPEISFHIAAPTLMGDRLLDMKSYKNVMLYPQAGSEEMADLLAGADLYLDINHFAEVGHSVETAHRLGLEIFTFAGLAHQADLAGQHVYSRNQIEAMVADLRDLAKKVAKQDEQLSSFQPHILSIDESLDYIEAHQPSVARFGDGEMAIISGLSIHYQHYDAKLADRLKEILGRTSNEDFIVCLADIFTGCDCYQKHFYDFWQDNLSIYRKTYARLCTAEWYGNSFISRPYSDLVDKRPSARYFEKLKALWQDRDLLIVEGKYSRSGVGNDLFKGAKSIRRVIAPHKNAYSQIDRIEAAILDEHQGALVLLMLGPTAKVIAYDLYQELDQVIDLGHIDSEYEWFLMGAESKVKLPAKHTAEHNYDENIAEAVDADYLSEIILDLSDGGDR from the coding sequence ATGAAAAAATTTATCACAGTGCTCTATGGCCATGCCCAATCTAGCACTGCACAGATTTCACAACATCAGGTCGCTAAGATAGCCAAAGATTTTGGCTTCAATGAACTGGCTATCCCTACCTTAAGCCATGGACGAGAAGGGGTGGCTGAGCGATCAATTCGGATAGAAGGTATCTTAGCAGGTGTTGAATCAGGTGACTTAGTGCTGGTGCAATTTCCAAGTTGGAATGAATTGGCCTTTGACCGGGCTTTAGTTAGTCAGTTAAAGCAAAGGAAAACACGACTAGCCCTCTTCGTTAACGATGTGCCTTTCTTAATGTTTGATAGCACGTCGTCGCTAATCCAAGAATATGTGGCAATCTTTAACCAGGCCGATTTACTTATCGTGCCAAGTGAGTCTTTGTATAAGCAATTAGTTAGCTATGGCGTCCAAGTTAACCGCTATGTAGTCCAAGAAATGTGGGACTATATCCAGCCTCTACAGCTTGACCAACCGAGATTTACGCGCCAGGTCCACTTTGCTGGAATTCCTGAGAAGTTTCGTTTGGAGAAAGAATGGCCCCTTGATTACCCCCTGACAGTATATGGCGAGGCTCCTGAGGAAAAGAACCACCCAGCTTTTAATTACCAGGGTTGGCTTCCACAAGAAGACTTGATGCGTCGCTTGTCAAAGGGCGGCTTTGGTTTAGTTTGGGGTGGCAGTGAAGGCCCTTGGCATGATTATTACCATTACAACTGTATTTATAAATTATCGACCTATCTGGCTGCGGGAATTCCAGTGATTATTCCAGAAGATATTGGTCAAAAAGACATAGTGGTTGGTAATGGGTTAGGGCTAGCTATCAACAGTCTCGATGAATTACCAGATTTATTAGAAAATTTTACCAAAGCAAACTATGATAAACTCCTAAAAAATGTGGCAGAGTTTAATCTCTTGATCAAGAATGGCTATTTCACACAAAAAGTACTGGTTGAAACAGTCCACCAGATGATAAGAAAAGATGGACAGAAGAGCCAGTACTTCAAGGGGCGACTCACTGTCTTTACCAACTCCCAGGAAATCGAAGCCATCGAAGAGCTAGTTCAAAATATGCCGGATTATGCTTTCCAAATTGCAGCACCGACGAACATGAGCCCCAAGCTTTTGCAGCTCAAGCAATATGCTAATTGCAGTCTCTATCCCTCTGCCGATCAGAGTCTATTTGATCGCTTAATTGAAGAGACAGATATTTACTTAGATATCAATTACCAGGAAGAAATTTCGGGGACTATCGAATCCTGTATTGCCCAAGAGCTACCGATTCTGGCTTTTGACAGTACCTGCCACCGTCCTGACTTGATTTCGAGACGACACATTCATTCTAAGGGTGATGTCCAGGGCCTGGCTTCCCATATTGACCGTCTCATGAAGGAAAAAGAATCAACAACAAGTTGTCGGGCTGCCATTTGTACAAATACCGACCAAATAGAACAGCTTGAAACTCTGATTGTCGGATGCCCTGAGATTAGCTTCCATATTGCTGCACCTACCTTGATGGGGGACCGGTTATTGGACATGAAGTCTTATAAGAATGTCATGCTCTACCCCCAGGCAGGTTCAGAAGAAATGGCGGACCTCTTAGCTGGAGCAGACCTCTATTTGGATATCAACCATTTTGCCGAAGTTGGCCATAGTGTTGAAACTGCCCATCGCCTGGGACTTGAAATCTTTACTTTTGCCGGCTTGGCCCACCAAGCTGACTTAGCAGGTCAGCATGTTTATAGCAGGAATCAGATTGAAGCGATGGTTGCGGATCTAAGAGACCTAGCTAAGAAAGTAGCGAAACAGGACGAGCAACTAAGTAGTTTCCAGCCTCACATTCTATCCATTGATGAAAGCTTAGATTACATCGAGGCCCATCAGCCTTCAGTGGCACGCTTTGGTGATGGCGAAATGGCTATTATTTCGGGCCTCAGTATCCACTACCAACACTACGATGCAAAATTAGCTGACCGGCTCAAAGAAATCCTAGGACGGACAAGTAATGAAGACTTTATCGTTTGCTTAGCCGATATCTTCACTGGTTGTGATTGTTATCAGAAACATTTTTATGATTTTTGGCAGGATAATTTGAGCATCTATAGAAAAACTTATGCCCGCTTATGTACAGCGGAGTGGTATGGGAATTCATTTATTTCAAGGCCTTATAGTGATTTAGTCGATAAAAGGCCGAGTGCTCGCTACTTCGAAAAATTAAAGGCCCTGTGGCAGGACCGCGACCTATTGATTGTTGAAGGTAAATATTCCCGTTCAGGGGTAGGAAATGATCTCTTCAAGGGGGCCAAGTCCATTCGGCGGGTTATTGCTCCACATAAAAATGCTTACAGTCAAATTGACCGAATCGAAGCTGCAATTTTGGATGAACATCAGGGAGCGCTAGTCCTTTTGATGTTAGGGCCAACAGCTAAGGTAATCGCCTATGACCTTTACCAAGAGCTTGATCAAGTTATTGACCTCGGCCATATTGACTCCGAATACGAGTGGTTTTTAATGGGGGCAGAGTCGAAAGTGAAACTGCCTGCCAAACACACTGCTGAACATAATTACGATGAAAACATTGCTGAAGCAGTCGACGCAGACTATCTTTCTGAAATTATTTTGGACTTAAGTGATGGAGGAGACCGATGA
- the gtfA gene encoding accessory Sec system glycosyltransferase GtfA, with amino-acid sequence MTIYNINLGIGWASSGVEYSQIYRSRIFDQLGETAKFVFVDLILNENIAHFTQNIGFRDEDIIWMYLYFTDIKIRATSYRLADVKASLAHAIEEEKKEGDQIVRLYYDQGKQYATCYLVEGSDDLVNRVEFVVNGCLVRKDYYNYTRFLSEYYAPQDNKAKLYQRRYFNEDGSVAYEEIVDGDHSVFKMSDAILYNKEELFAYFIQKLDLSEKDIVILDRATGTGQAVFQYAPPAKIGVVIHAEHFSEGPTTNDYILWNNYYDYQFMHSEAVDFFIASTQAQKEVLDQQFAHYYGKEAKVYAIPVGSISDLKYPQPGERQVFSLMTASRLAAEKHVDWLVEAVARAKAEIPQITFDIYGKGTKETSLRELIKELGAEDYIQLKGHQDLAQVYQKYDLYFAGSTSEGFGLTLLEAIAAGLPIIGFEVNYGNVTFVEDGSNGYLVPYQPGCYAEDYIAALTTKLLKYYREADRQAMQEASYQRAQDFLDEKIIAAWRKLLEEVQS; translated from the coding sequence ATGACAATTTATAATATTAATTTGGGTATTGGTTGGGCTTCAAGTGGAGTCGAATACTCCCAGATCTACCGGTCTAGAATTTTTGACCAGCTAGGAGAGACAGCTAAGTTTGTCTTTGTTGATCTTATTTTAAATGAAAATATTGCTCACTTTACGCAAAACATTGGTTTTAGGGATGAAGATATTATTTGGATGTATCTTTACTTCACAGATATTAAGATTCGAGCAACTTCTTATCGCTTAGCGGATGTGAAGGCCAGCCTGGCTCACGCCATTGAAGAGGAGAAGAAAGAGGGGGACCAAATTGTCCGACTCTACTATGACCAAGGCAAGCAGTATGCAACTTGTTACCTTGTTGAAGGAAGCGATGACTTAGTTAACCGAGTGGAATTTGTGGTTAATGGTTGCTTGGTGCGTAAGGATTACTATAACTATACTCGTTTTCTCTCGGAGTATTATGCGCCCCAAGATAATAAGGCAAAACTCTACCAGCGCCGCTATTTTAATGAAGATGGTTCTGTCGCTTATGAAGAGATTGTTGATGGCGACCATAGTGTTTTTAAGATGTCAGATGCTATCCTCTACAACAAAGAAGAGCTCTTTGCCTATTTTATTCAAAAATTAGACTTATCTGAAAAAGATATCGTTATCTTAGACCGGGCAACTGGTACAGGTCAAGCCGTTTTCCAATATGCTCCCCCAGCTAAGATTGGCGTTGTTATCCATGCAGAACACTTTAGTGAAGGGCCAACGACTAATGACTATATTCTCTGGAATAACTATTATGACTACCAGTTCATGCATAGTGAGGCGGTTGACTTCTTCATCGCTTCTACCCAGGCCCAAAAGGAAGTCTTAGACCAACAGTTTGCCCATTATTACGGTAAAGAAGCTAAGGTCTATGCTATTCCTGTGGGGAGTATCTCAGACTTAAAATATCCTCAGCCTGGCGAACGGCAAGTTTTCAGTCTGATGACGGCATCACGGTTAGCGGCTGAGAAACATGTAGATTGGCTTGTTGAAGCAGTAGCAAGGGCGAAAGCAGAAATTCCACAAATTACTTTTGATATTTATGGTAAGGGCACTAAAGAAACTAGTCTGAGGGAATTAATTAAAGAATTAGGGGCAGAGGACTATATTCAGCTTAAGGGCCACCAGGATCTTGCCCAGGTTTACCAAAAATATGATTTGTATTTTGCTGGATCGACGAGCGAGGGTTTTGGCCTGACACTACTAGAAGCTATTGCTGCTGGCCTACCCATTATTGGTTTTGAAGTGAATTATGGCAATGTCACCTTTGTTGAAGATGGCAGCAATGGCTATCTGGTTCCTTACCAGCCGGGCTGCTATGCGGAAGACTATATCGCGGCCTTAACAACTAAGCTACTTAAGTATTATCGCGAAGCTGACCGGCAAGCCATGCAGGAGGCTTCTTACCAGAGAGCTCAAGATTTCTTAGATGAGAAGATTATAGCTGCTTGGCGCAAGTTATTAGAGGAGGTACAGTCATGA
- the gtfB gene encoding accessory Sec system glycosylation chaperone GtfB translates to MINLFENYNEASRDLHHSLIQAGYQWPTIVLKDEGFLPQEVQSPYQFFMGEEDKSAKALYFNELPMDPFWEISGDNSKAQVKDLGQLKAQIYYADPKEQRLINKVDWLDEQGRVAFVDLYNQFGRHFSRIAFDMAGGMSMQTYYDTMGREVIVHNLVTAAVSLAYQDKNYFFKDLIDFFCFYLKASGLDLSELLMNSLGLPFLVSHRLNLEGEDILFWQEPITDEIPGNMQLIFNGGTGRAKRVITDDLGNYERLHQLMDAQGISSIDDKLDHLGYIYPLEQPMSPANEALILTNTDQVESLEYIVKMLPEWEFHVGAITEMSDKLMNLDSYDNLHLYPNISKDRVAELFKRCNCYLDINYSIEIYNAVRQAFNHSQMILGFNETLHQPRYIAPGHRFSAKHSVNLVGLMQTLAQDQEERDRALAVQLSYAGQTTVADYQRVLG, encoded by the coding sequence ATGATTAATTTATTCGAAAATTATAATGAAGCAAGTCGCGACTTACACCATTCTTTAATACAGGCAGGGTACCAGTGGCCAACCATTGTTCTTAAGGATGAAGGATTCTTACCGCAGGAAGTTCAGAGCCCCTATCAATTCTTTATGGGAGAAGAGGATAAGTCAGCCAAGGCACTTTATTTTAATGAACTGCCTATGGATCCTTTTTGGGAAATATCTGGTGACAATAGTAAGGCCCAGGTCAAAGACTTAGGTCAGCTAAAAGCACAAATCTATTATGCAGACCCTAAGGAGCAGCGCTTAATCAATAAAGTCGATTGGTTGGATGAACAAGGACGGGTGGCTTTTGTTGATCTTTACAATCAATTTGGCCGTCACTTCAGCCGAATTGCTTTTGATATGGCTGGCGGTATGTCCATGCAGACCTACTATGATACCATGGGACGGGAGGTTATTGTTCATAACTTAGTGACCGCTGCTGTCAGTCTGGCCTATCAAGATAAGAATTATTTCTTTAAAGATTTAATTGACTTTTTCTGCTTTTATTTGAAGGCGAGTGGCCTAGACTTGTCGGAGTTATTGATGAATTCTCTAGGGCTGCCCTTTTTAGTTTCCCACCGTCTGAACTTAGAAGGAGAGGATATCTTGTTCTGGCAAGAACCCATCACAGATGAAATTCCTGGAAATATGCAGTTGATTTTCAATGGAGGAACTGGACGGGCTAAGCGGGTGATTACGGATGATCTGGGAAACTATGAACGCTTACACCAGTTGATGGACGCACAAGGCATTTCGTCTATTGATGATAAACTCGATCATTTAGGTTACATCTATCCCCTCGAACAGCCGATGAGTCCAGCAAATGAGGCACTCATTTTGACCAATACGGATCAAGTGGAGTCATTGGAATATATCGTTAAGATGCTTCCTGAATGGGAATTTCATGTGGGAGCCATTACCGAAATGTCGGATAAATTGATGAATCTTGACTCCTATGATAACCTCCACCTCTATCCCAATATTTCTAAGGACAGAGTGGCAGAACTATTTAAGAGGTGTAATTGTTATTTAGACATTAACTATAGTATTGAAATTTACAATGCTGTCCGCCAAGCCTTTAATCACAGTCAGATGATCCTAGGCTTTAACGAGACCCTTCACCAGCCTAGGTATATAGCGCCTGGCCATCGCTTTAGTGCTAAGCACTCAGTGAATCTAGTTGGTCTAATGCAGACCTTAGCTCAAGACCAGGAAGAACGGGATAGAGCTTTAGCGGTCCAACTTTCCTATGCTGGACAAACGACAGTGGCAGATTACCAGAGAGTGTTAGGTTAG
- the secA2 gene encoding accessory Sec system translocase SecA2 has translation MPKFNLDKGRLRRLRRILNKVNQEADAMDDLSDGKLRQKTQEFKERYQAGETLEELLPEAFAAIREAAKRVLGMYPYDVQVLGGIVLHEGHIAEMKTGEGKTLTATLPIYLNALTGRGVILVTVNDYLSCRDAEEMGPLYRFMGLTIAMGAPEDEDDLSADDKKAIYAADIVYTTHSSLGFDYLIENLADSRDQQYLRDFYYVIIDEVDSVLLDSATSPLVIAGSPRVQSNLYALADAFVVSLDEKEDFYVTDEKDGVWLTKKGIKRAEDYFRLEKFYHKDNQELVRHVSLALRAHCLFENEKDYVVQDDELVLLDSTDGRLLKGTRLQSGQHQALEAKEHVPLTANNRSMASITYQNLFKLFDKISGMTGTGKPAEDEFIETYNMEVVSIPTNKPVIRKDLADSIYRSFPEKVFAAVQYIKERHAIGQPLLIATGSVQLSSLFSAILLREGIPHNVLNAYNAVKEAEMVKEAGQLGAVTVATAMAGRGTDIKLGPGVAEIGGLAVIGTEHMTSERIDLQLRGRAGRQGDPGMSKFFVSLEDELIHKWGPEHIRYYSDNDEAIDEVTPLSNFRYQKYFEQAQEASDSSSESSRQQILQMDEDMRIQRELIYRDRNNLLAGEGLKAIDFEAIAQEVFESFTQSLNSDQSRTFQSERFIYDYLSYNVSPDLEKIDHMTDKQIQDYLMTIFKSQFQNKKGLFRNKALFEDFVRKCLLKAIDSTWIEQVDYLTQFKQVVMSRRSAQRNPIYEYQREAYWSYQEMRKRVYFEIVRYLSLSEVTLSDSDQPLVQFA, from the coding sequence ATGCCGAAATTTAATTTAGATAAGGGCCGCCTGCGTCGGTTACGAAGGATATTAAATAAAGTAAACCAAGAAGCAGATGCCATGGATGACTTATCTGATGGTAAACTTCGCCAAAAAACTCAGGAATTTAAGGAACGCTACCAGGCTGGAGAGACTTTAGAAGAACTATTACCTGAAGCCTTTGCAGCCATCCGCGAAGCAGCTAAACGGGTCTTGGGGATGTATCCTTACGATGTCCAAGTTCTTGGTGGTATTGTTCTTCATGAAGGACATATTGCTGAGATGAAAACAGGTGAGGGAAAAACACTAACCGCAACCCTTCCCATCTATCTGAATGCTCTGACTGGCCGCGGAGTTATTTTGGTAACAGTGAATGACTACTTAAGTTGCAGGGATGCTGAAGAGATGGGACCACTCTACCGATTTATGGGCTTAACGATTGCTATGGGTGCTCCTGAAGATGAGGATGACTTAAGTGCAGATGATAAGAAGGCTATCTATGCAGCGGATATTGTCTATACCACCCATTCTAGCTTGGGTTTTGACTACCTGATTGAAAACTTAGCGGATTCTCGCGACCAGCAATATTTACGCGATTTCTATTATGTGATTATTGATGAAGTAGATTCTGTCTTGCTCGATAGTGCAACGAGTCCTTTAGTTATTGCTGGCTCACCCCGAGTCCAGTCGAATCTCTATGCTTTAGCTGATGCTTTTGTGGTGAGCTTAGATGAAAAAGAAGATTTCTATGTGACTGATGAAAAAGATGGGGTCTGGCTAACTAAAAAAGGCATTAAGCGAGCTGAGGATTATTTTCGATTAGAAAAATTTTATCATAAAGATAACCAAGAGTTGGTTAGGCATGTTAGTCTTGCCTTGCGAGCCCACTGCCTGTTTGAAAATGAGAAAGACTACGTTGTGCAAGATGATGAACTTGTCCTCTTAGATTCTACTGACGGCCGTTTACTTAAAGGAACTAGGCTTCAATCCGGACAACACCAGGCACTTGAAGCCAAGGAACACGTTCCACTAACGGCAAATAATCGATCAATGGCTTCTATTACTTATCAGAATTTGTTTAAATTATTTGATAAAATATCGGGGATGACAGGCACAGGTAAACCCGCTGAGGATGAGTTTATAGAAACTTATAATATGGAAGTTGTTTCTATTCCTACTAATAAACCAGTTATCCGTAAAGACTTGGCAGATAGCATTTATCGTAGTTTTCCAGAAAAGGTCTTTGCAGCTGTTCAATATATTAAGGAACGTCATGCTATTGGCCAACCTTTGCTTATTGCAACTGGTTCCGTTCAGTTATCCTCTTTATTTTCAGCTATTTTACTGAGAGAAGGCATTCCTCATAATGTCTTGAATGCCTATAATGCTGTCAAAGAAGCTGAGATGGTTAAAGAAGCTGGTCAACTGGGGGCCGTCACAGTAGCCACCGCTATGGCAGGGCGGGGGACTGATATAAAATTAGGGCCAGGTGTTGCTGAAATAGGAGGCTTGGCCGTGATTGGAACCGAACACATGACAAGTGAGCGTATCGATTTGCAATTGCGGGGTCGAGCTGGTCGTCAAGGGGATCCCGGTATGAGCAAATTTTTTGTTTCCTTAGAAGATGAATTAATCCATAAATGGGGACCTGAACATATTCGTTATTACTCGGATAATGATGAGGCGATTGATGAAGTTACCCCTTTATCAAATTTCCGTTACCAAAAGTATTTTGAGCAAGCCCAAGAAGCCAGTGATAGTAGCAGTGAAAGCTCACGCCAGCAAATCCTCCAAATGGACGAAGACATGCGTATTCAGCGTGAATTAATTTACCGTGACCGTAATAACCTTCTAGCTGGGGAAGGTTTAAAAGCAATTGATTTTGAGGCGATTGCCCAAGAAGTTTTTGAGTCTTTCACACAATCGCTAAATTCTGACCAGTCACGAACTTTTCAAAGTGAACGCTTTATCTATGATTATCTTTCCTATAATGTGAGTCCTGATTTAGAAAAGATTGATCATATGACAGATAAGCAAATTCAGGACTATTTGATGACGATATTTAAAAGTCAATTTCAAAACAAGAAAGGTCTATTTAGAAACAAGGCCTTATTTGAAGACTTTGTTCGCAAGTGTTTATTGAAGGCCATCGATTCTACTTGGATTGAACAGGTGGACTACCTCACTCAATTCAAGCAAGTCGTGATGAGCAGACGGTCAGCTCAGAGAAATCCGATTTATGAATACCAGCGTGAAGCCTATTGGTCCTATCAAGAAATGCGTAAACGTGTCTATTTTGAGATTGTACGTTACCTCTCTCTGAGTGAAGTGACTCTGTCAGATTCAGACCAGCCATTGGTACAATTTGCCTAG
- the asp3 gene encoding accessory Sec system protein Asp3, translating to MQVGKSIRWGQIKIEDYAYGSQIVLENPDHIHFKNTLMPSGERITSWSSRSVFQTTKDSAKLPLLTRGESYQLIFQGKTVPEGSIFFKISFFDYYGGPIEEYYLRTPSDYFTVPDTYNYYEIALHHGGCLSLDFNQIILVPYVKEQSMEVEKSYWIHSRAKSNYLIFDELGNGPQVSSLWKSSSQFTYMTSTLTNGHLYLRESAHQLIDQIFSNNPHLIFVGYGPISNLAALYHAERLGARAYITEDVLTESAYTDLQASLNITSRLNQGIITYRYLVKSHVKVYAQGLIKGSEWGASLLLDYKPQLEYLISESESNAEI from the coding sequence ATGCAAGTAGGAAAATCAATTCGATGGGGCCAGATTAAAATAGAAGATTATGCCTATGGTTCACAAATAGTTTTGGAGAATCCTGACCATATCCATTTTAAAAATACCCTAATGCCTTCTGGTGAGAGAATTACTTCTTGGTCATCACGTAGTGTCTTTCAAACGACTAAAGATAGTGCCAAATTGCCCCTTTTAACACGGGGGGAATCTTATCAGCTGATCTTTCAAGGAAAAACGGTTCCTGAAGGCTCTATATTTTTTAAAATCTCTTTCTTTGACTACTACGGTGGGCCGATTGAAGAATACTATTTAAGGACTCCATCAGATTATTTCACTGTTCCTGATACTTATAATTATTATGAAATAGCTTTGCACCATGGAGGCTGCCTGTCTCTTGATTTTAACCAAATTATTTTAGTGCCCTATGTAAAAGAACAATCTATGGAAGTTGAAAAGTCCTATTGGATACATTCAAGAGCAAAAAGCAATTATCTGATCTTTGATGAATTAGGCAATGGTCCACAAGTATCTTCTTTATGGAAGTCTTCAAGTCAGTTTACTTATATGACTTCCACTTTGACAAATGGTCATCTCTACCTACGAGAGTCGGCTCATCAATTAATTGACCAAATTTTTAGCAATAATCCTCACTTAATCTTTGTTGGCTACGGTCCAATCAGCAATTTAGCTGCTCTTTATCATGCTGAAAGGCTGGGGGCTAGGGCATACATTACCGAGGATGTTTTGACTGAGAGTGCTTATACTGATTTGCAGGCAAGCCTAAATATAACGAGTCGCTTGAATCAAGGGATTATCACCTATCGCTACCTAGTCAAATCCCATGTTAAAGTATATGCACAAGGCTTAATCAAAGGTTCAGAGTGGGGAGCATCTTTGTTACTAGATTACAAGCCACAATTAGAGTATTTAATAAGTGAGAGTGAAAGCAATGCCGAAATTTAA